A single Defluviitalea saccharophila DNA region contains:
- a CDS encoding exonuclease domain-containing protein, giving the protein MDFIAIDFETANANYSSACAMGLVAVKDKEIVDTKYFLIQPPSLKFDEENIRIHGITPEDVKDAPLFPEVWEQIKDYFKDNLIMAHNAIFDMSVLKCCLMEYNLEIPKFDYLCSIPFSTPACRGKNVGNSLEDRATYFGIEIENHHNALSDAITCAKLIIACVNSKKCETFQAYRKMYSRFLPVKNFADLTPLKSFKNRYKKIKISEIVATTDSFNKAHIFYDKNIVFTGELQSLDRKEAMQKVVDLGGHVKSSVSSKTDYLVVGIQDKSLVGEDGLSSKEEKALELQRKGHPIKIINEDEFKKLII; this is encoded by the coding sequence ATGGATTTTATTGCTATTGATTTTGAAACTGCTAATGCGAACTATAGTAGTGCCTGTGCAATGGGATTAGTTGCAGTAAAAGACAAAGAAATAGTCGATACGAAATATTTTTTAATTCAACCTCCTTCTTTAAAATTTGATGAAGAAAATATAAGGATCCATGGTATTACTCCTGAGGATGTTAAAGATGCTCCTCTATTTCCTGAAGTATGGGAACAAATTAAAGATTATTTTAAAGACAATTTGATTATGGCACATAATGCAATTTTTGATATGAGCGTTTTAAAATGCTGCCTGATGGAATATAATTTAGAAATTCCAAAGTTTGATTATTTATGTAGTATTCCTTTCTCTACTCCTGCCTGTCGAGGGAAAAATGTTGGCAATTCTTTAGAAGATAGGGCAACCTATTTCGGTATTGAAATTGAAAATCACCATAATGCTTTAAGTGATGCTATAACATGTGCAAAACTCATTATTGCATGTGTAAATTCTAAAAAATGCGAAACATTCCAGGCATATCGTAAAATGTATTCTAGGTTTCTTCCTGTTAAAAACTTTGCTGATTTAACTCCTTTAAAATCATTCAAAAATAGATATAAAAAAATTAAAATATCTGAGATAGTTGCTACTACTGATTCATTTAACAAGGCTCATATTTTCTATGATAAAAATATCGTTTTTACTGGAGAATTGCAATCCTTGGACAGAAAAGAAGCTATGCAAAAAGTAGTTGATTTAGGTGGACATGTAAAATCAAGTGTATCTTCAAAGACTGATTATTTGGTAGTAGGAATACAAGATAAATCTCTAGTTGGTGAAGATGGATTGAGTTCAAAAGAAGAGAAAGCATTAGAATTACAACGTAAAGGACATCCTATCAAGATTATTAATGAAGACGAGTTTAAGAAATTAATCATATAA
- the smpB gene encoding SsrA-binding protein SmpB translates to MPKTESEYKLIAQNKKAHHDYFIEDTYEAGIVLAGTEVKSIRMGKASIKESFIRVKDGEVFIYNMHINPYEKGNIFNKDPLRTRKLLLHRREINKILGAVTQKGYTLVPLKLYIKGSLVKVLIGVAKGKKLYDKREDIAKKDQRRQAEKDFKVKNLY, encoded by the coding sequence ATGCCAAAAACAGAATCCGAATATAAACTCATAGCACAAAATAAAAAAGCTCATCATGATTATTTTATTGAAGATACTTATGAAGCAGGGATTGTTCTTGCCGGAACGGAAGTTAAATCTATCCGTATGGGCAAAGCCAGTATAAAAGAAAGCTTTATTCGTGTAAAAGACGGAGAAGTTTTTATTTATAATATGCACATCAATCCTTATGAAAAGGGGAACATTTTCAACAAAGATCCACTTCGAACAAGAAAACTGCTTCTTCATAGACGGGAAATCAATAAGATTTTGGGTGCGGTAACACAAAAGGGCTATACTTTAGTTCCTTTGAAGCTTTATATTAAAGGCAGCTTAGTAAAAGTTCTAATAGGTGTTGCAAAAGGTAAGAAGCTATATGATAAACGAGAAGATATAGCTAAAAAAGACCAAAGGCGTCAAGCAGAAAAAGACTTCAAGGTTAAAAATTTATATTAA
- the tnpA gene encoding IS200/IS605 family transposase encodes MDENSLSHTKWDCKYHIVFAPKYRRQEIYGKKKKEIGKILRELCDWKGVQIIEANACPDHIHMLVAIPPKLSISSFMGFLKGKSSLRIFEKFGNLKYKYGNRHFWCRGYYVSTVGRNKKAIEQYIKNQLHEDMMSDQISLKEYMDPFKGSK; translated from the coding sequence ATGGATGAAAATAGTTTATCACACACCAAATGGGATTGCAAATATCATATAGTATTTGCACCAAAGTATAGAAGACAAGAAATATATGGAAAGAAAAAGAAAGAGATAGGAAAGATATTACGGGAGTTATGTGATTGGAAAGGAGTGCAGATAATAGAAGCCAATGCATGCCCAGACCATATACATATGCTAGTAGCAATTCCACCAAAATTAAGTATATCAAGCTTTATGGGATTTCTAAAAGGGAAAAGTAGTTTAAGGATATTTGAGAAGTTCGGGAATCTCAAATATAAATATGGAAATAGACACTTTTGGTGCAGAGGATATTATGTGAGTACGGTAGGGAGAAATAAAAAGGCAATAGAACAATATATAAAAAATCAATTACACGAAGATATGATGTCAGATCAAATAAGTCTAAAAGAATACATGGACCCTTTTAAGGGTAGCAAGTAG
- a CDS encoding helix-turn-helix transcriptional regulator, which yields MFGLRLKELRTEKNLTQKDIANLINLSPSTVGMYEQGRRDPDTETVKTLADYFNVSVDYLLGRSNDQSVTNKLTEKDEKDIAKELDELMEKLKNEEGLMFDGNPADEETLKALRDALEMGMRYAKAVNKKYTPKKFRKDKNE from the coding sequence TTGTTTGGTTTGAGATTAAAAGAACTTAGAACCGAAAAAAATTTAACTCAAAAAGATATTGCCAATTTGATAAATTTATCTCCAAGCACTGTCGGTATGTATGAACAGGGGCGTCGTGATCCAGACACAGAAACAGTAAAAACATTAGCAGACTATTTTAATGTAAGCGTTGATTATTTATTAGGAAGGTCTAATGATCAGAGCGTAACAAATAAATTAACTGAAAAAGATGAAAAAGATATCGCAAAAGAGTTAGATGAACTCATGGAAAAATTAAAAAATGAGGAAGGATTAATGTTTGATGGTAATCCAGCGGATGAGGAGACCTTAAAAGCTCTTAGAGATGCTCTCGAAATGGGTATGAGATATGCGAAAGCAGTAAATAAAAAATACACTCCAAAAAAATTTAGAAAGGATAAAAATGAATAA
- a CDS encoding DUF6978 family protein, protein MKLSDQDFRYLLSLEKEFLEKNIALPKVNTYVTFNIISTNQKEEFFLDIDRRGRIEFHKTKIQNRYIREPLIRLEIDAPPHQNPDGTKTSRNHIHIYKENYGLSWAYDLSSFSKELFCDCNNFANVFTDFCKYCNIKLQSNLQGVI, encoded by the coding sequence ATGAAACTATCAGATCAAGATTTTAGATATCTTTTATCACTGGAAAAAGAGTTTTTAGAAAAAAATATCGCCCTTCCAAAAGTAAATACATATGTTACATTTAATATTATTAGTACTAATCAAAAAGAAGAATTTTTTTTGGATATTGATCGACGAGGAAGAATAGAGTTTCATAAAACCAAAATCCAAAATAGATATATAAGAGAACCATTAATTAGATTAGAAATAGACGCCCCTCCTCATCAAAATCCAGATGGAACTAAGACTAGTAGAAATCATATACATATATATAAAGAAAACTATGGATTATCTTGGGCATACGACCTTAGTTCCTTTTCTAAAGAATTATTTTGTGATTGTAATAATTTTGCTAATGTGTTTACAGACTTCTGTAAATATTGTAATATAAAATTACAATCTAATTTGCAAGGTGTGATATAA
- a CDS encoding ImmA/IrrE family metallo-endopeptidase gives MITKEKEEAVKLIKKYKTNNPFEIAEHKKIQIFYCDLKELRGMYRYYKRNKQIFINSTLPDYTQKLVCGHELGHAIFHPNLNTPFFESNTFFSKNKLEIQANRFAIELLLPDYIINNYPEYTLEQIARVECLPIELIRLKYGSY, from the coding sequence TTGATTACAAAAGAAAAAGAAGAGGCAGTAAAATTAATTAAGAAATACAAAACTAATAATCCTTTTGAAATTGCAGAACATAAGAAAATCCAAATTTTCTACTGTGATTTAAAGGAACTAAGGGGGATGTATAGATATTATAAACGAAACAAACAAATATTTATCAATTCTACTCTGCCGGATTATACGCAGAAACTTGTATGTGGACATGAATTAGGACATGCAATATTTCATCCTAATCTAAACACACCTTTTTTTGAAAGCAATACTTTTTTTTCTAAAAATAAACTTGAAATCCAAGCTAATCGTTTCGCTATCGAATTATTACTCCCTGACTACATAATAAATAACTATCCTGAATATACACTTGAACAGATTGCTAGAGTGGAATGTCTACCCATAGAGTTAATTAGGCTTAAATATGGAAGTTATTGA
- a CDS encoding DUF1829 domain-containing protein: MPNNTDSYATLYLNWLKENIEEYKINNTAYRITTPFLDRNNDYTEVYLIKQANDDFILTDDGYTINELELSGFSIKSSEKRKNLMINILNSHGVKLGQDNDLFIKCSLSDMPLKKHMLIQCMIKVSDLFMLSRDNVKSIFLEDVQNYLECHNIRYIADVTFNGKSGLSSNYDFAIAKSKKSPERIIKVVNNLDTSYAKSIIFSWNDTLDARKNISVLYAFINDDNKKVSHDALTALKQYEIKTVLWSKRANFVEELAS, encoded by the coding sequence ATGCCTAATAATACAGATAGCTATGCAACACTTTATTTGAATTGGTTAAAAGAAAACATTGAAGAATATAAAATTAACAATACTGCTTACAGAATTACTACTCCTTTTTTAGATAGAAATAACGACTATACAGAAGTGTATCTTATTAAACAAGCCAATGATGATTTTATACTTACCGATGATGGGTATACTATTAATGAGTTAGAATTATCTGGATTTAGTATAAAATCTAGCGAAAAAAGGAAAAACCTAATGATTAATATATTGAATTCTCATGGAGTAAAATTAGGCCAAGATAATGATTTATTTATTAAATGTTCGCTGTCAGATATGCCATTAAAAAAGCATATGCTAATTCAATGTATGATAAAAGTAAGTGATTTATTTATGTTATCTCGTGATAATGTAAAATCTATATTTTTAGAAGATGTTCAAAATTACTTAGAATGTCATAACATTAGATATATTGCTGATGTCACCTTTAATGGGAAAAGTGGATTATCTAGTAATTACGATTTTGCTATTGCGAAATCAAAGAAATCCCCTGAAAGAATAATTAAAGTTGTTAATAATCTAGATACATCCTATGCAAAGTCAATTATTTTCTCTTGGAATGATACTTTGGATGCCCGTAAAAATATTTCTGTACTTTATGCTTTTATTAATGATGATAATAAAAAGGTATCTCATGACGCACTTACGGCATTAAAACAATACGAGATAAAAACGGTATTATGGTCTAAAAGAGCTAATTTCGTTGAAGAATTGGCTTCATAG
- a CDS encoding recombinase family protein, with the protein MATVAYARYSSDNQRQESIEAQIRAIQEYCSRHGFSISKIYIDEAKSATTDDRPQFLQMIKDAEHGMFDTLIVHKLDRFARNRYDSAFYKRKLKLSGVKLISVTEQLDDSPESIILESVLEGMAEYYSKNLAREVMKGMRETAMQCKHTGGIPPLGYDVAEDKTYKLNEKEAIAVKKIFEDYISGKSYQQIINELHELGYRTKTDKLFKKNAIHSILKNEKYAGTYIFNKTKRVKNINGGQRNIIKDDEDIIRIENGMPAIITKEQFEKVQEKLKINYKYSQTFKTKEVYLLTGILVCGNCGSPMHGRKRKGGRNKSVYKTYICTQRKNEKKCDAKEVNKSYIENKVIEYLETEVFTDEKIETIARKAYEYQTKHTGESERIIKSLEKELGVIQKQIDNIISAIAAGMFHQSMKEKMDELENKKAGLEFAIEEEKRKSSLIIDMETIRQHLSIGKELRLKSLEEQKEIIQSYVESVIYDEDFMDISLKINF; encoded by the coding sequence ATGGCTACTGTAGCTTACGCAAGATACTCAAGTGATAATCAACGTCAAGAATCTATAGAAGCTCAAATAAGGGCAATACAAGAATATTGTAGTAGACATGGTTTCTCAATATCAAAGATATATATAGATGAAGCTAAATCCGCTACAACAGACGATAGACCGCAATTTCTTCAAATGATTAAAGATGCGGAGCATGGTATGTTTGACACTTTAATTGTACATAAGTTAGATAGATTTGCTAGAAATCGATATGATAGTGCTTTTTACAAACGTAAATTAAAATTATCAGGAGTAAAATTAATTTCTGTCACTGAACAATTAGACGATAGCCCCGAATCAATTATATTAGAATCAGTATTGGAAGGAATGGCTGAATACTACTCTAAGAATCTTGCAAGAGAAGTAATGAAAGGAATGAGGGAAACAGCGATGCAGTGTAAACATACCGGGGGAATTCCTCCTTTAGGATATGACGTTGCCGAGGATAAAACATATAAATTAAATGAAAAAGAAGCAATAGCAGTCAAAAAAATTTTTGAAGATTATATTAGTGGTAAATCATATCAACAAATTATTAACGAACTTCACGAATTAGGGTATAGGACAAAAACAGATAAACTTTTCAAAAAAAATGCTATACACTCAATTCTCAAAAATGAAAAGTATGCTGGAACTTATATTTTCAATAAAACTAAAAGAGTTAAAAATATTAATGGTGGTCAAAGAAATATAATAAAAGACGATGAAGATATAATACGGATTGAAAACGGTATGCCTGCTATTATAACAAAAGAACAATTTGAAAAAGTACAAGAAAAACTCAAAATCAATTATAAGTACTCTCAGACATTTAAAACTAAAGAAGTATATCTACTTACAGGAATTTTAGTATGTGGTAATTGCGGCTCACCTATGCATGGTAGGAAAAGAAAAGGTGGCCGAAATAAAAGTGTCTATAAAACGTACATATGTACACAGCGAAAAAATGAAAAGAAATGTGATGCAAAAGAAGTAAATAAGAGTTACATTGAGAATAAAGTTATCGAGTATTTAGAAACTGAGGTATTTACTGATGAAAAAATAGAAACAATCGCTAGAAAAGCCTATGAATATCAGACTAAACATACTGGAGAAAGTGAAAGAATAATTAAATCGCTTGAAAAAGAACTTGGAGTTATACAAAAGCAAATCGATAATATTATTTCTGCAATTGCAGCTGGGATGTTTCACCAATCTATGAAAGAAAAAATGGATGAACTAGAAAATAAAAAAGCTGGTTTAGAATTTGCAATTGAAGAAGAAAAAAGAAAATCATCATTAATAATAGATATGGAAACTATACGACAACATTTATCAATTGGTAAAGAGTTAAGACTAAAATCTTTAGAAGAACAAAAAGAAATTATTCAGTCTTATGTTGAATCTGTAATCTATGATGAAGATTTCATGGATATTTCTCTAAAAATAAACTTTTAA